One Massilia sp. 9096 genomic window carries:
- the recB gene encoding exodeoxyribonuclease V subunit beta, which produces MSQLLDALHFPLHGSRLIEASAGTGKTWTIAALYLRLVLGHGGATGDGAPSGFVRPLLPPEILVMTFTRAATRELSNRVRERLVEAAAYFRGETYEADPYLESLAESYDTEEARLVAAYRLVLAAETMDEAAIFTIDAWCQRMLREHAFDSGSLFDEELVSDERALFEDAAHDYWRQQVYPLNGHALKILLNSFADVDALKRAVRELVQRAERLGADGDGPLAALIARVERAQQAQLAALKDGWHARADAMEAWIAAQRERHAKPFNGVKMKPESLARWFDALRAWANEPSLHLPDLNDTAWKRLTPEGIEDAFSKDFSAQVPDAFEHTRALKAGLDAIEPLAHALLRHAASHIARRMAELKRRNRQFGFADMLVRLKNALEGDNGPALRQRILDQYPVAMVDEFQDTSPDQYRIFDLLYRVADNDAGHGLFLIGDPKQSIYGFRGADIHSYLSARRATAGRHYQLGTNYRSTHAVVEAVNRLFSYAEGDGAHPGYAAGAFRFRRGEENPLPFDAVDAAGRKEQLIGVEGPFQALAVCSTPREDMRLEDYREFFAHHCAEHIVRLLNDPQVGFRHPDGGFTRLKPADIAILVRDRKEAWAIRRALVQRKVASVYLSDQDSVVESLEAQDVLRWLQAVANPLDGGLARAAFATATCALPLAELARLAGDELEWERRVEQLKALHAVWQRQGVLAMLRRFIHELQLPSKLLAAAGGERRLTNLLHLAELLQEASRELDGEQALIRWFAEQVEGMGEGRGDDNSERVLRLESDAELVKVVTVHKSKGLEYPLVFLPFAVTARKTDKRNRAFFEYVGDDGSRHIDLALTEDAQAAVDRARIEEDLRLLYVALTRARHFLWLGVAAVAARKKGENMLHESALGYLLTGGQPLPAAFMQERWEQLRGSLDAIELHTLEEPEGRTMLRREDVRPELVEAPQFDGQFERNWAVGSFTSLTRHTMAPPTRAQDENLLEEEEPGTVEDKRAEDAPWHRFPRGSTPGNFMHEQLEWMAQEGFDNIDDELWQARLAQRIGRAGWGNRLDDALAWLRMLVTTELPPVGCSLAEVAQGGALLPEMEFWFPSRRLDVGALDRLCRQHLLGKTARPILPERQLHGMLKGFTDLVFECHGRYWVLDYKSNALGPGDAAYTRTAMAHGMAAHRYDIQGAIYLLALHRLLRARLGERYRPEEQLGGAVFLFLRGIANPATRGCYLIEPEPALLAGMDRLLGDGESR; this is translated from the coding sequence ATGAGCCAGCTGCTCGACGCGCTGCACTTTCCGCTGCACGGCTCGCGCCTGATCGAGGCCAGCGCCGGCACCGGCAAGACCTGGACCATCGCCGCGCTCTACCTGCGCCTGGTGCTGGGGCATGGCGGCGCGACCGGGGACGGCGCGCCGTCCGGTTTCGTACGCCCGCTGCTGCCGCCGGAAATCCTGGTGATGACCTTCACGCGCGCGGCCACGCGCGAGCTGTCCAACCGCGTGCGCGAGCGCCTGGTCGAAGCGGCCGCCTACTTCCGCGGCGAAACGTACGAGGCGGATCCGTATCTCGAGTCGCTGGCCGAGAGCTACGACACCGAGGAAGCGCGCCTGGTCGCCGCCTACCGCCTGGTGCTGGCCGCCGAGACGATGGACGAAGCGGCCATCTTCACCATCGACGCCTGGTGCCAGCGCATGCTGCGCGAGCACGCCTTCGATTCCGGCAGCCTGTTCGACGAGGAACTGGTCAGCGACGAGCGCGCGCTGTTCGAGGATGCCGCCCACGATTACTGGCGCCAGCAGGTCTATCCACTCAATGGCCATGCACTCAAGATCCTGCTGAACAGCTTCGCCGACGTCGACGCCCTGAAGCGCGCCGTGCGCGAGCTGGTGCAACGCGCCGAGCGCCTCGGCGCCGACGGCGATGGGCCCCTGGCCGCGCTGATCGCCAGGGTCGAGCGTGCGCAGCAGGCGCAGCTGGCGGCATTGAAAGACGGCTGGCATGCGCGCGCGGACGCGATGGAAGCCTGGATCGCGGCCCAGCGCGAGCGCCACGCCAAGCCGTTCAACGGTGTCAAGATGAAGCCGGAGTCGCTGGCCAGATGGTTCGACGCCTTGCGCGCCTGGGCCAACGAACCGTCGCTGCACCTGCCGGACCTGAACGACACCGCCTGGAAGCGCCTGACGCCCGAGGGCATCGAGGATGCGTTCAGCAAGGACTTCAGCGCGCAGGTGCCCGACGCCTTCGAGCACACGCGCGCCCTGAAGGCGGGCCTGGACGCGATCGAACCGCTGGCGCACGCGCTGCTGCGCCACGCCGCCAGCCATATCGCGCGGCGCATGGCCGAGCTCAAGCGCCGCAACCGCCAGTTCGGTTTCGCCGACATGCTGGTGCGCCTGAAGAACGCGCTCGAAGGCGACAACGGGCCGGCGCTGCGCCAGCGCATCCTCGATCAGTATCCGGTCGCGATGGTCGACGAATTCCAGGATACCTCGCCCGACCAGTACCGGATCTTCGACCTGCTGTACCGGGTGGCCGACAACGATGCCGGGCATGGCCTGTTCCTGATCGGCGACCCCAAGCAATCGATCTACGGCTTTCGCGGCGCCGACATCCACAGCTATCTGTCGGCCCGTCGCGCGACCGCGGGCAGACACTACCAGCTCGGCACCAATTACCGCTCGACGCATGCGGTGGTCGAAGCCGTGAACCGCCTGTTCAGCTACGCCGAGGGCGATGGCGCCCATCCCGGCTACGCGGCCGGCGCCTTCCGCTTCCGCCGCGGCGAGGAGAATCCGCTGCCGTTCGACGCGGTCGATGCGGCCGGGCGCAAGGAGCAGCTCATCGGCGTCGAGGGGCCGTTCCAGGCGCTGGCCGTGTGCTCGACCCCGCGCGAGGACATGCGCCTCGAGGACTACCGCGAGTTCTTCGCGCACCACTGCGCCGAGCACATCGTGCGCCTGCTGAACGACCCGCAGGTCGGCTTTCGCCATCCGGATGGCGGCTTCACGCGCTTGAAACCGGCCGATATCGCGATCCTGGTACGCGACCGCAAGGAAGCGTGGGCGATCCGGCGCGCGCTGGTGCAAAGAAAGGTCGCCAGCGTCTACCTGTCCGACCAGGACTCGGTGGTCGAGAGCCTTGAGGCCCAGGATGTCCTGCGCTGGCTGCAGGCGGTCGCCAATCCGCTCGACGGCGGCCTGGCGCGCGCCGCCTTCGCGACCGCGACCTGCGCGCTGCCGCTCGCGGAGCTGGCGCGCTTGGCGGGCGACGAGCTGGAATGGGAGCGCCGCGTCGAGCAGCTCAAGGCGCTGCACGCGGTGTGGCAGCGCCAGGGCGTGCTGGCGATGCTGCGCCGCTTCATCCACGAATTGCAGCTGCCGTCCAAGCTGCTGGCCGCCGCCGGCGGCGAGCGCCGGCTCACCAACCTGCTGCACCTGGCCGAGCTGCTGCAGGAGGCCAGCCGCGAACTGGACGGCGAGCAGGCGCTGATCCGCTGGTTCGCCGAGCAGGTCGAGGGCATGGGCGAAGGCCGAGGGGATGACAACAGCGAGCGCGTGCTGCGCCTGGAATCGGACGCCGAGCTGGTGAAAGTCGTCACCGTGCACAAGTCGAAAGGCCTGGAGTACCCGCTGGTGTTCCTGCCGTTCGCCGTCACCGCGCGCAAGACCGACAAGCGCAACCGGGCCTTCTTCGAGTACGTCGGCGACGATGGCTCGCGCCACATCGACCTGGCGTTGACCGAAGACGCGCAGGCCGCGGTCGACCGCGCGCGTATCGAGGAAGACCTGCGCCTGCTGTACGTGGCGCTGACGCGCGCGCGCCACTTCCTGTGGCTGGGCGTGGCCGCGGTGGCTGCGCGCAAGAAGGGCGAGAACATGCTGCACGAGTCGGCGCTGGGCTACCTGCTCACCGGCGGCCAGCCGCTGCCGGCGGCCTTCATGCAGGAGCGCTGGGAACAGCTGCGCGGCAGCCTGGACGCGATCGAGCTGCACACGCTCGAGGAACCCGAGGGCAGGACGATGCTGCGGCGCGAAGACGTGCGTCCCGAGCTGGTCGAGGCGCCGCAGTTCGACGGCCAGTTCGAGCGCAACTGGGCGGTCGGCTCGTTCACCTCGCTGACCCGGCACACGATGGCGCCGCCCACGCGCGCCCAGGACGAGAACCTGCTCGAGGAGGAGGAACCCGGCACGGTCGAGGACAAGCGGGCCGAGGACGCGCCCTGGCACCGCTTCCCGCGCGGCTCCACGCCCGGCAACTTCATGCACGAGCAGCTCGAGTGGATGGCGCAGGAAGGTTTCGACAACATCGACGACGAGCTTTGGCAGGCGCGCCTGGCCCAGCGCATCGGGCGCGCCGGCTGGGGCAACCGCCTGGACGACGCGCTGGCCTGGCTGCGCATGCTGGTCACGACGGAGTTGCCGCCGGTCGGCTGCTCGCTGGCCGAGGTCGCGCAGGGCGGGGCGCTGCTGCCCGAGATGGAATTCTGGTTCCCCAGCCGCCGGCTCGACGTCGGCGCCCTCGACCGGCTGTGCCGCCAGCATTTGCTGGGCAAGACGGCGCGTCCGATTTTGCCGGAGCGCCAGCTGCACGGCATGCTGAAAGGCTTTACCGACCTGGTGTTCGAGTGCCACGGACGCTACTGGGTGCTCGACTACAAATCGAATGCGCTCGGTCCCGGCGACGCCGCCTACACCAGGACCGCGATGGCGCACGGCATGGCCGCGCACCGCTACGACATCCAGGGTGCGATCTACCTGCTGGCGCTGCATCGCCTGCTGCGCGCGCGCCTGGGCGAACGTTATCGACCGGAAGAACAGCTGGGCGGCGCGGTATTCCTGTTCCTGCGCGGGATCGCCAATCCGGCCACGCGCGGCTGCTACCTGATCGAACCGGAACCGGCCCTGCTGGCGGGCATGGACCGCCTGCTCGGCGACGGAGAATCGCGATGA